The Heterodontus francisci isolate sHetFra1 chromosome 33, sHetFra1.hap1, whole genome shotgun sequence genome has a segment encoding these proteins:
- the fzd2 gene encoding frizzled-2, translating to MHFNVFLGGLVTLWLLCCNFLRVRGQFQGERGISIPDHGFCQPISIPLCTDIAYNQTIMPNLLGHTNQEDAGLEVHQFYPLVKVQCSPELKFFLCSMYAPVCTVLEQAIPPCRSICERARQGCEALMNKFGFQWPERLRCENFPVHGTEQLCVGQNRSEEGNPTSLPTVPVPELGTPHPPRYDRQQPFHCPRALKVPSYLNYKFLGERECAAPCEPSKSNGYMFFNDEEIQFARIWILIWSSLCCASTLFTVTTYLVDMQRFRYPERPIIFLSGCYTMVSIAYIAGFILEDKVVCNEKFAEDTYKTVVQGTKKEGCTILFMMLYFFSMASSIWWVILSLTWFLAAGMKWGHEAIEANSQYFHLAAWAVPAVKTITILAMGQIDGDLLSGVCFVGLNSIDPLRGFVLAPLFVYLFIGTSFLLAGFVSLFRIRTIMKHDGTKTEKLEKLMVRIGVFSVLYTVPATIVIACYFYEQAFREQWEKSWISQTCKSYAIPCPLHYYPRMTPDFTVYMIKYLMTLIVGITSGFWIWSGKTLHSWRKFYTRLTNSKHGETTV from the coding sequence ATGCATTTCAACGTGTTCCTGGGCGGACTGGTGACTCTTTGGCTGCTTTGCTGCAACTTTCTGAGAGTGCGGGGCCAGTTCCAGGGGGAGCGAGGGATTTCCATCCCGGACCACGGCTTCTGCCAGCCCATCTCCATCCCGCTGTGCACGGACATCGCCTACAACCAAACCATCATGCCCAACCTGCTGGGGCACACCAACCAGGAGGACGCGGGGCTGGAGGTTCACCAGTTCTACCCGCTGGTCAAAGTGCAGTGTTCCCCGGAGCTCAAGTTCTTCCTGTGCTCCATGTACGCGCCGGTGTGCACGGTGCTGGAGCAGGCCATCCCCCCGTGCCGGTCCATCTGCGAGCGGGCCAGGCAGGGCTGCGAGGCGCTCATGAACAAGTTCGGCTTCCAGTGGCCGGAGAGGCTGCGCTGCGAGAACTTCCCGGTGCACGGCACCGAGCAGCTGTGCGTGGGCCAGAACCGCTCGGAGGAAGGCAACCCCACCAGCCTGCCCACCGTGCCCGTGCCGGAGCTGGGCACCCCGCACCCGCCGCGCTACGACCGCCAGCAGCCCTTCCACTGCCCCCGGGCCCTCAAAGTGCCCTCCTACCTCAACTACAAGTTCCTGGGGGAGAGGGAGTGCGCCGCCCCTTGCGAGCCCTCCAAGAGTAACGGCTACATGTTCTTCAACGACGAGGAGATCCAGTTCGCCCGCATCTGGATCCTCATCTGGTCCTCCCTGTGCTGCGCCTCCACCCTCTTCACCGTCACCACCTACCTGGTGGACATGCAGCGGTTCCGCTACCCCGAGCGGCCCATCATCTTCCTCTCGGGCTGCTACACCATGGTCTCCATCGCCTACATCGCCGGCTTCATCCTGGAGGATAAAGTGGTGTGCAACGAGAAGTTTGCCGAGGACACTTACAAGACGGTGGTGCAGGGCACTAAGAAGGAAGGCTGCACCATCCTGTTCATGATGCTCTACTTCTTCAGTATGGCCAGCTCCATCTGGTGGGTCATCCTGTCCCTCACTTGGTTCCTGGCCGCCGGCATGAAGTGGGGCCACGAAGCCATCGAGGCCAATTCCCAATACTTCCACCTGGCAGCCTGGGCGGTGCCGGCCGTCAAGACCATCACCATCCTGGCCATGGGGCAGATCGACGGCGACCTCCTGAGCGGCGTCTGCTTCGTGGGCTTGAACAGCATCGACCCGCTGCGGGGCTTCGTCCTGGCCCCCCTCTTCGTCTACCTGTTCATCGGCACCTCCTTCCTACTGGCCGGCTTCGTGTCCCTCTTCCGCATCCGCACCATCATGAAACACGACGGCACCAAGACGGAGAAGCTGGAGAAGCTGATGGTGAGAATTGGCGTGTTCAGCGTGCTCTACACCGTGCCCGCCACCATCGTGATCGCCTGCTACTTCTACGAGCAGGCGTTCAGGGAGCAATGGGAAAAGAGCTGGATCAGCCAGACTTGCAAAAGCTACGCCATCCCCTGCCCCCTCCATTACTACCCCCGGATGACTCCCGATTTCACTGTGTACATGATCAAATATCTCATGACCCTGATCGTGGGCATCACGTCTGGCTTTTGGATCTGGTCGGGCAAGACTTTACACTCGTGGCGCAAGTTCTACACTAGACTCACCAACAGCAAACACGGAGAGACAACCGTGTGA